The genomic region attgAATACAAATAAAAGTTGGATACAAGCAAACTTAACGGAAGCTAAAACTAATACAATTATACAACACATTTCTATAAGAAAAAAAATATTAGCCCTACTGTATGTAAGATTGTCCGGTGATATCAACATCCCGATCACCTGAAGACGGTGGTGGTTTATGTTTAAGTTCAACGGATGCCGTTTCCGACGGTCCATCGGCGCTTTGTGTTTCACTTGCCGGTGGGTCCCTTGGATTCttggtttgttgttgttggtcatcTTTTCCGTACATTCCACCACCGTATGCTTCGTGAGTCAATGGCTCCATAGTTGATATAATTGGGTGACTCAGCTTGTTTCTGTTTTCATCTCCGGTGCCAGTTCCGGCATCTTTTGTCGTCACTCGCGTTTGTTCCTTATCTCGTTCCATCTCCATTTTGCAAAGAC from Rutidosis leptorrhynchoides isolate AG116_Rl617_1_P2 chromosome 9, CSIRO_AGI_Rlap_v1, whole genome shotgun sequence harbors:
- the LOC139868921 gene encoding uncharacterized protein; this encodes MEMERDKEQTRVTTKDAGTGTGDENRNKLSHPIISTMEPLTHEAYGGGMYGKDDQQQQTKNPRDPPASETQSADGPSETASVELKHKPPPSSGDRDVDITGQSYIQ